The proteins below are encoded in one region of Paenacidovorax monticola:
- the rapZ gene encoding RNase adapter RapZ yields the protein MALEIVLLTGMSGSGKSVALHALEDTGYYCVDNLPPELLSSFVALEHKHHGNRVAIAMDVRSATGLPQLPQQLAQLRSQGVTVQSLFLDATTDTLVRRFSETRRRHPLTKDDLLAGRRALVQTIELERELLAGLREQAHVIDTSAIRASQLQSYIKSLVATPSGQLTLVFQSFAFKRGIPMDADYVFDVRMLPNPHYEPSLRDLTGQDPPVAEFLRQQPDVLRMQQHIAQFLDQWLDLLAQNHRSYVTVAVGCTGGQHRSVYLVERLCETFGQRWTTLRRHRELDGR from the coding sequence ATGGCCCTGGAAATCGTGCTCCTCACCGGCATGTCCGGTTCAGGCAAATCCGTGGCGCTGCATGCGCTGGAGGACACGGGCTACTACTGCGTCGACAACCTGCCACCCGAGCTGCTGTCATCCTTCGTGGCGCTGGAGCACAAGCACCACGGCAACCGCGTGGCCATCGCCATGGACGTGCGCAGCGCCACGGGCCTGCCCCAGTTGCCCCAGCAGCTTGCACAGCTGCGCAGCCAGGGCGTGACCGTCCAGTCGCTGTTTCTCGATGCCACCACCGACACCCTGGTACGCCGCTTCTCGGAGACCCGCCGGCGCCACCCGCTGACCAAGGACGACCTGCTCGCCGGGCGGCGCGCCCTGGTGCAGACCATTGAACTGGAGCGCGAGCTGCTGGCCGGCCTGCGCGAACAGGCCCATGTGATCGATACCAGCGCCATCCGTGCGTCCCAGCTGCAAAGCTACATCAAGAGCCTCGTCGCCACCCCTTCGGGCCAGCTGACCCTGGTTTTCCAGTCCTTCGCCTTCAAACGCGGGATTCCCATGGATGCGGACTACGTCTTCGATGTGCGCATGCTGCCCAACCCGCACTATGAACCGTCGCTGCGCGACCTCACGGGCCAGGACCCGCCCGTGGCGGAATTCCTGCGCCAGCAGCCCGACGTGCTGCGCATGCAGCAGCACATCGCGCAATTCCTGGACCAGTGGCTGGACCTGCTGGCCCAGAACCATCGCAGCTATGTGACCGTGGCCGTGGGCTGCACGGGCGGCCAGCACCGCTCGGTCTACCTGGTGGAGCGGCTGTGCGAAACCTTCGGGCAACGTTGGACCACCCTGCGCCGGCACCGCGAGCTGGACGGTCGCTAG
- the recN gene encoding DNA repair protein RecN, translating to MALKRIALRDFVIVQALEIDLHAGFTVLTGETGAGKSILIDALQLALGSRADAGVVREGARQADICAEFDHQATLAPWLEEAGFEQGDTLLLRRVVDTQGKSRAWINGTPATATQLRTLGEQLLDIHGQHAWQSLTRPESVRGLLDAYAGVATGPLRQRWAAWRTAQQALDRARALQDSLQRERERLQWQIGEVDKLAPAANEWDDLNTQHTRLSHAQALLEAAQDALALLEDDETGVHGNLGRSQHQLASQEHLEPEFKAIADVLASSLAQVDDARHSLHTYLRRTELDPERLAELDNRMSQWVALARRYKRAPADLPGLLEGWKQELRQLDAAADLAQLESAEQACAQAYQTEAQALSRRRAKAAPQLSRAITEAMQGLGMAGGVFQVSIDRAAEPGPHGQDAVGFLVAGHPGMTPRPIGKVASGGELSRISLAIAVTTSQLGEASTLIFDEVDSGVGGAVAETVGRLMRQLGRDRQVLAVTHLPQVAACADHHLVVSKRRDKAGTTSTVLPVQDSARVTEVARMLGGERLSDTTLAHAREMLGGLETATKD from the coding sequence ATGGCGCTCAAGCGGATCGCGCTGCGCGATTTCGTGATCGTGCAGGCCCTTGAAATCGACCTGCATGCGGGGTTCACGGTCCTCACGGGAGAGACCGGCGCAGGCAAGTCCATCCTCATCGACGCCCTGCAGCTGGCGCTGGGTTCCCGCGCCGATGCCGGCGTGGTGCGCGAAGGGGCCCGCCAGGCCGATATCTGCGCAGAATTCGACCACCAGGCCACGCTGGCCCCCTGGCTGGAGGAGGCGGGCTTCGAGCAGGGTGACACCTTGCTGCTGCGCCGCGTGGTGGACACCCAGGGCAAGAGCCGGGCCTGGATCAACGGCACGCCGGCCACCGCCACGCAGTTGCGTACCCTCGGAGAGCAGTTGCTCGACATCCATGGCCAGCACGCATGGCAGAGCCTGACCCGGCCCGAATCCGTCCGAGGCTTGCTGGATGCCTACGCCGGCGTGGCCACGGGCCCGCTCAGGCAGCGCTGGGCCGCCTGGCGCACCGCACAGCAGGCCCTGGATCGCGCGCGGGCACTGCAGGACTCGCTGCAGCGCGAGCGCGAGCGCCTGCAATGGCAGATCGGCGAGGTCGACAAACTCGCGCCCGCCGCCAACGAATGGGACGACCTGAACACGCAGCACACGCGGCTGTCCCATGCACAGGCCCTGCTGGAAGCCGCACAGGATGCGCTCGCCCTGCTGGAGGACGATGAGACCGGCGTGCACGGCAATCTGGGGCGGTCGCAGCACCAGTTGGCAAGCCAGGAACATCTGGAACCCGAGTTCAAGGCCATCGCCGACGTGCTGGCGTCCAGCCTCGCCCAGGTGGACGACGCGCGCCACTCGCTGCACACCTATCTGCGCCGCACGGAGCTGGACCCGGAACGGCTCGCTGAACTCGACAACCGCATGTCCCAATGGGTGGCGCTGGCACGGCGCTACAAGCGCGCGCCCGCCGACCTTCCCGGCCTGCTCGAAGGCTGGAAACAGGAACTGCGGCAGCTGGACGCCGCCGCGGACCTCGCCCAACTGGAGTCGGCCGAGCAGGCCTGCGCCCAGGCCTACCAGACCGAGGCCCAGGCCCTCTCGCGGCGCCGTGCCAAGGCCGCGCCCCAGCTCTCCCGCGCCATCACCGAGGCCATGCAGGGGCTCGGCATGGCGGGAGGCGTCTTCCAGGTGTCCATCGACCGCGCTGCGGAGCCAGGCCCCCATGGGCAGGATGCCGTGGGCTTCCTCGTCGCGGGGCACCCCGGCATGACCCCGCGCCCCATCGGCAAGGTCGCATCGGGCGGAGAGCTCTCGCGCATCTCCCTGGCCATCGCGGTCACGACCAGCCAGCTGGGGGAAGCCTCCACGCTGATCTTCGACGAAGTGGACTCCGGCGTGGGCGGCGCGGTTGCGGAAACCGTGGGCCGCCTGATGCGCCAACTGGGCCGTGACCGCCAGGTGTTGGCCGTGACGCACCTGCCCCAGGTGGCGGCCTGCGCGGACCACCACCTGGTCGTCTCCAAGCGCCGCGACAAGGCGGGGACCACCAGCACCGTGCTCCCCGTGCAGGACAGCGCGCGCGTCACCGAAGTGGCCCGCATGCTGGGCGGCGAGCGGCTGTCGGACACCACGCTGGCGCACGCCCGCGAAATGCTGGGCGGGCTGGAAACCGCGACCAAGGACTGA
- the hrcA gene encoding heat-inducible transcriptional repressor HrcA gives MLDDRSKLLLKALVERYIADGQPVGSRTLSRASGLELSPATIRNVMSDLEDLGLIASPHTSAGRIPTAKGYRLFVDTMLTVQRSQLLPPELVPEQPQKVIANAAHLLSNLSQFVGVVMAPRRTSVFRHIEFLRLSERRLLVIIVSPEGDVQNRVIFTDVDYSPTQLIEVANFLNAHYAGLAMEQVRERLKSEVERLRGEIAALMQAAVNVGSEALSQAQDEVVISGERNLLAVSDFSGDMGNLRRAFDLFEQKTQILRLLDISSQAEGVRIFIGGESQVVPFEDLSVVSAPYEVDGQVVGTLGVIGPTRMPYDKMIQIVDITSKLVTNALSHRR, from the coding sequence ATGCTTGATGATCGTTCCAAGTTGTTGCTCAAAGCGCTTGTCGAACGCTACATAGCGGACGGCCAGCCCGTGGGGTCGCGCACGCTGTCGCGCGCTTCCGGCCTGGAACTGTCGCCGGCGACCATTCGCAATGTGATGTCCGACCTGGAGGACCTGGGGCTTATCGCCAGCCCCCACACGTCCGCAGGGCGCATCCCCACGGCCAAGGGCTATCGGCTGTTCGTCGACACCATGCTCACGGTGCAGCGCAGCCAGCTGCTGCCCCCCGAGCTGGTGCCCGAGCAGCCGCAGAAGGTCATCGCGAATGCGGCCCACCTGCTGTCGAACCTGTCGCAGTTCGTGGGCGTGGTCATGGCACCGCGGCGCACGTCGGTCTTCCGGCACATCGAGTTCCTGCGGCTGTCGGAGCGGCGGCTGCTGGTCATCATCGTGTCGCCGGAAGGCGACGTGCAGAACCGCGTCATCTTCACCGACGTGGACTACTCGCCCACGCAACTGATCGAGGTCGCCAACTTCCTGAACGCGCACTACGCGGGGCTGGCCATGGAGCAGGTGCGCGAACGCCTCAAGTCCGAGGTGGAGCGGCTGCGTGGCGAGATCGCGGCCCTTATGCAAGCGGCGGTCAACGTGGGCTCCGAAGCGCTGTCCCAGGCGCAGGATGAGGTGGTGATCTCGGGGGAACGCAACCTGCTGGCCGTGAGCGATTTTTCAGGCGACATGGGCAACCTGCGCAGGGCGTTCGACCTGTTCGAGCAGAAGACCCAGATCCTGCGGTTGCTGGATATCTCCAGCCAGGCGGAGGGCGTGCGCATCTTCATCGGCGGCGAGAGCCAGGTGGTACCTTTCGAGGATCTTTCCGTGGTGAGCGCCCCTTATGAAGTGGACGGCCAGGTCGTGGGCACGCTGGGCGTCATCGGCCCCACGCGCATGCCGTACGACAAGATGATCCAGATCGTGGACATCACGTCCAAGCTGGTCACCAATGCCCTGAGCCATCGCCGTTGA
- the greB gene encoding transcription elongation factor GreB yields the protein MSKAFTKETDGDDGDEVALPPIPAGSKNYITPQGYARLRGELLDLIDNERPKVVEVVHWAASNGDRSENGDYLYGKKRLREIDRRIRFLTKRLEIAEVVDPAIHEGSDQVFFGATVTYADDEGAERTVTIMGIDEANSAQGQVSWVSPVARALLKAREGDEVQLPTPGGMRTLEIVAVRYPSPGGAEAA from the coding sequence ATGAGCAAGGCTTTCACGAAAGAGACGGACGGTGATGACGGCGACGAGGTGGCGCTGCCCCCCATCCCTGCCGGCAGCAAGAACTACATCACGCCGCAGGGTTATGCCCGCCTGCGGGGCGAGTTGCTGGACCTGATCGACAACGAGCGCCCCAAGGTGGTGGAGGTGGTCCACTGGGCGGCCAGCAATGGGGATCGTTCGGAAAACGGCGACTACCTCTATGGCAAGAAGCGCCTGCGCGAAATCGACCGCCGCATCCGCTTCCTGACCAAGCGCCTGGAGATCGCCGAGGTGGTCGATCCTGCGATCCATGAGGGGAGCGACCAGGTGTTCTTTGGCGCTACCGTGACCTACGCCGACGATGAGGGCGCCGAGCGCACGGTGACGATCATGGGCATCGATGAGGCCAACAGTGCGCAGGGGCAGGTCAGCTGGGTGTCTCCCGTGGCGCGTGCCCTGCTCAAGGCGCGCGAAGGGGACGAGGTGCAGTTGCCCACGCCTGGCGGCATGCGCACGCTCGAAATCGTGGCGGTGCGCTATCCATCGCCTGGCGGCGCCGAGGCGGCCTGA
- a CDS encoding RelA/SpoT family protein has translation MNAVLTTPTATDPRPGDGQGPASASVAAANAAAASFAALTENLNYLDAASIEQVRQAYRFADEAHLGQLRNSGEPYITHPIAVAAQCATWKLDAQALMAALLHDAMEDCGVTKSDLIDRFGAPVAELVDGLTKLDKLQFNTREENQAESFRKMLLAMARDVRVILIKLADRTHNMRTLSDMPRSKWARISSETLEIYAPIAHRLGLNQTYRELQDLAFRHLHPWRYATLTKAVNKSRNRRRDLIQKVQAEVDAAFARLGMKVRLAGREKTLYAIYQKMHTKHLSFAQVTDIYGFRVIVPTVTDCYTALGVLHQMYKPVPGKFKDHIAIAKLNGYQSLHTTLVGPSGINIEFQMRTEEMHVVAEAGVAAHWLYKAQDADGTAAERLGTKWLQSLLDIQNETRDAAEFWDHVKVDLFPDAVYVFTPKSQIMALPRGATVVDFAYAIHSNVGDRTTAAKINNEQVPLRTELKNGDVVEIITAPVSTPNPAWLGFVRTGRARSKIRHYLKTLAQNESADLGEKLLAQALRAEGIEQLPLDEAESQSLWDKLLRFTGNRTRAELMTDIGLGKRIASIVAKRLMVLLAEHGHRPDALLMTRERYTSHESVSQGAVTLDGSENASVQYAPCCRPVPGDPIVGYLGRGEGLVVHRAQCNVAKRLQHKDSERFIAVDWSDEPTRLFETGVVVTVNNGKGVLARVAAELANSEADIVHVDMDDETAMDTADLRFIVATRDQTHLEVALRNLRRTQAVLRAQRILPQ, from the coding sequence ATGAACGCGGTCCTGACTACGCCCACTGCCACCGACCCCCGCCCCGGCGACGGCCAGGGGCCGGCCAGCGCATCGGTCGCGGCCGCGAATGCCGCCGCGGCCAGTTTCGCCGCGCTGACGGAGAACCTGAACTACCTGGATGCCGCCAGCATCGAGCAGGTGCGCCAGGCCTACCGCTTCGCCGACGAGGCCCATCTGGGCCAGTTGCGCAACAGCGGCGAGCCCTACATCACCCACCCCATCGCCGTGGCCGCCCAGTGCGCGACCTGGAAGCTCGATGCCCAGGCGCTGATGGCAGCCCTGCTGCACGACGCGATGGAGGACTGCGGCGTCACCAAGTCGGACCTCATCGACCGCTTTGGCGCCCCCGTGGCGGAACTGGTGGACGGACTCACCAAGCTCGACAAGCTGCAGTTCAACACGCGCGAGGAAAACCAGGCCGAGTCGTTCCGCAAGATGCTGCTGGCCATGGCGCGCGATGTGCGCGTCATCCTCATCAAGCTGGCTGACCGCACGCACAACATGCGCACGCTGTCGGACATGCCGCGCAGCAAGTGGGCACGCATCTCGTCCGAGACGCTGGAGATCTACGCCCCCATCGCCCACCGCCTGGGGCTGAACCAGACCTACCGCGAACTGCAGGACCTCGCCTTCCGCCACCTGCATCCCTGGCGCTACGCCACGCTGACCAAGGCGGTGAACAAGTCCCGCAACCGCCGCCGCGACCTCATCCAGAAGGTGCAAGCCGAGGTGGACGCCGCCTTCGCGCGCCTGGGCATGAAGGTGCGCCTGGCCGGGCGCGAAAAGACCCTGTACGCCATCTACCAGAAGATGCACACCAAGCACCTGAGCTTCGCCCAGGTGACCGACATCTACGGCTTCCGCGTCATCGTGCCCACGGTGACCGACTGCTACACGGCCCTGGGCGTCCTGCACCAGATGTACAAGCCGGTGCCAGGCAAGTTCAAGGACCACATCGCGATCGCCAAGCTCAACGGCTACCAGTCGCTGCACACCACCCTGGTCGGCCCCTCGGGCATCAACATCGAGTTCCAGATGCGCACCGAGGAGATGCACGTGGTGGCCGAGGCCGGCGTGGCCGCGCACTGGCTCTACAAGGCACAGGACGCCGATGGCACGGCCGCCGAACGCCTGGGCACCAAGTGGTTGCAGTCGCTGCTCGACATCCAGAACGAGACCCGCGACGCCGCCGAGTTCTGGGACCACGTCAAGGTCGATCTCTTCCCCGACGCGGTCTACGTGTTCACGCCCAAGAGCCAGATCATGGCCCTGCCCCGTGGCGCCACCGTGGTCGACTTCGCCTACGCCATCCACAGCAATGTGGGCGACCGCACGACGGCTGCCAAGATCAACAACGAGCAGGTGCCGCTGCGCACCGAGCTCAAGAACGGCGACGTGGTGGAGATCATCACCGCCCCCGTTTCCACCCCCAACCCCGCCTGGCTGGGATTCGTGCGCACCGGGCGCGCGCGCTCCAAGATCCGCCACTATCTCAAAACCCTGGCGCAGAACGAGTCGGCTGACCTGGGCGAGAAACTGCTGGCCCAGGCCCTGCGCGCGGAGGGCATCGAACAACTGCCGCTGGACGAGGCCGAGAGCCAGTCCCTGTGGGACAAGCTGCTGCGCTTTACCGGCAACCGCACGCGTGCCGAGCTCATGACCGACATCGGCCTGGGCAAGCGCATCGCGAGCATCGTGGCCAAGCGGCTCATGGTGCTGCTGGCAGAGCACGGCCATCGCCCTGACGCGCTGCTCATGACCCGCGAGCGCTACACCTCCCACGAGAGCGTGTCCCAGGGCGCCGTCACCCTGGATGGCAGCGAGAACGCCTCCGTCCAGTACGCCCCCTGCTGCCGGCCCGTGCCCGGCGATCCCATCGTGGGCTACCTGGGCCGCGGCGAAGGTCTGGTGGTGCACCGTGCACAGTGCAATGTGGCCAAGCGCCTGCAGCACAAGGACAGCGAACGCTTCATCGCCGTCGACTGGAGCGACGAGCCCACTCGGCTCTTCGAGACGGGCGTCGTCGTCACGGTGAACAACGGCAAGGGCGTGCTGGCCCGCGTGGCCGCCGAACTGGCCAACTCCGAGGCGGATATCGTGCACGTGGACATGGATGACGAAACCGCCATGGACACGGCGGACCTGCGCTTCATCGTGGCCACGCGCGACCAGACCCACCTGGAGGTCGCCCTGCGCAACCTGCGCCGCACCCAGGCCGTGCTGCGCGCGCAGCGCATCCTGCCCCAGTAG
- the rpoZ gene encoding DNA-directed RNA polymerase subunit omega: MARITVEDCLEQIPNRFQLVLAATYRARMLSQGHAPKIESRNKPAVTALREIADGKIGLEMLKKVPG, translated from the coding sequence ATGGCACGCATCACCGTTGAAGACTGCCTGGAGCAGATTCCCAACCGCTTTCAACTGGTACTGGCCGCCACGTACCGCGCCCGCATGCTGAGCCAGGGCCATGCCCCCAAGATCGAGAGCCGCAACAAGCCCGCCGTGACGGCCCTGCGCGAGATCGCCGATGGCAAGATCGGCCTGGAAATGCTCAAGAAGGTTCCGGGTTGA
- the gmk gene encoding guanylate kinase, whose translation MDYPGNLFVVSAPSGAGKSTLVKALLELDSQAHRSISHTTRAPRGQEKHGREYFFASEQEFDAMVANNAFVEWAHVHGHRYGTSKKAIEERIAQGSDIVLEIDFQGALQIKEAFANAVLVFILPPSWEELRSRLERRGEDSAEVIERRLKNAAHEMAQVQKFDFVIINELFERALFDLKAIVHAQRLKYTAQRRARASTFESLDLT comes from the coding sequence ATGGACTACCCTGGAAATCTGTTCGTAGTCTCGGCCCCCAGCGGCGCGGGGAAGTCCACCCTGGTCAAGGCCCTGCTCGAACTCGACTCCCAGGCCCACCGCTCGATCTCCCACACCACCCGGGCGCCACGCGGGCAGGAGAAGCATGGCCGCGAGTACTTCTTCGCGTCGGAGCAGGAGTTCGACGCCATGGTGGCGAACAACGCCTTCGTGGAGTGGGCCCACGTGCACGGGCACCGCTATGGCACGTCCAAGAAGGCCATCGAGGAGCGCATCGCCCAGGGCTCGGACATCGTCCTCGAGATCGACTTCCAGGGCGCCCTGCAGATCAAAGAGGCCTTCGCCAACGCGGTGCTGGTGTTCATCCTGCCGCCGAGCTGGGAAGAGCTGCGCTCGCGCCTGGAGCGCCGGGGCGAGGATTCGGCCGAAGTCATCGAGCGGCGCCTCAAGAACGCCGCCCACGAGATGGCGCAGGTGCAAAAATTCGACTTCGTTATAATCAACGAATTATTCGAGCGCGCGCTTTTCGACCTGAAAGCCATCGTGCATGCCCAACGGCTCAAGTACACGGCACAGCGCCGCGCCCGGGCCAGCACCTTCGAGTCGCTCGACCTGACCTGA
- a CDS encoding YicC/YloC family endoribonuclease, which produces MTGYASAQHGASAEGGEAPARAHRLGLEIRSVNSRFLDLSFRLPDELRALEPALRAMITAKLKRGKVELRAAIEGEDAGSLPDPAPRLLQRLNTLQDAVKAWLPQATPLSVADALRLCASASAQSDQDWSEIAPTLAEQALDELIAARAREGKRLAAMLQDRLGQLRALAQQAGPLVPQLVEQQRLRFVERWKEAMALADGSVAPEAAQDRALTEATAFAIRIDVAEEITRLSSHLDEIERLLQKGGEIGKRLDFLIQELHREANTLGSKSAALELTRISVDMKVLIEQMREQVQNIE; this is translated from the coding sequence ATGACCGGATACGCCAGTGCCCAGCATGGCGCGTCCGCCGAGGGTGGTGAAGCCCCCGCGCGTGCCCACCGGCTCGGGCTGGAGATCCGCTCCGTCAACAGCCGGTTCCTGGACCTGTCCTTCCGCCTGCCCGACGAGCTGCGCGCGCTGGAGCCTGCGCTGCGCGCCATGATCACCGCCAAGCTCAAGCGCGGCAAGGTGGAACTGCGCGCCGCCATCGAAGGCGAGGACGCGGGCAGCCTGCCCGACCCCGCCCCGCGCCTGCTGCAGCGCCTGAACACCCTGCAGGACGCCGTCAAGGCCTGGCTGCCCCAGGCCACGCCGCTGAGCGTGGCCGATGCGCTGCGCCTGTGCGCCTCGGCCAGCGCGCAGTCCGATCAGGACTGGAGCGAGATCGCCCCCACGCTGGCCGAACAGGCCCTGGACGAGCTCATCGCCGCCCGCGCCCGCGAAGGCAAGCGGCTGGCGGCCATGCTGCAGGACCGCCTGGGCCAGCTGCGCGCCCTGGCCCAGCAGGCCGGCCCGCTGGTGCCGCAGCTCGTGGAGCAGCAGCGCCTGCGCTTCGTGGAGCGCTGGAAGGAAGCGATGGCGCTGGCCGACGGCAGCGTCGCACCCGAGGCCGCCCAGGACCGTGCGCTGACCGAGGCCACGGCCTTCGCCATCCGCATCGACGTGGCCGAGGAAATCACGCGCCTGTCCTCGCACCTCGACGAGATCGAGCGCCTGCTGCAAAAGGGCGGCGAGATCGGCAAGCGGCTCGACTTCCTCATCCAGGAACTGCACCGCGAGGCCAACACGCTGGGCTCGAAATCGGCCGCGCTCGAACTCACCCGCATCAGCGTGGACATGAAGGTGCTCATCGAGCAGATGCGCGAGCAGGTCCAGAACATCGAGTGA
- a CDS encoding serine/threonine protein kinase, producing MSSKIKPAPLPPDTVIGGYRVVRRLSSGGFGVVYLAIDAEGQQVAIKEYLPSSLATRAPGELLPKVPSEKLSLYRLGLKSFFEEGRSLAQISHASVVSVLNFFRENETVYMVMNYLEGATLQDFIITARDLKTQKVFRESTIRSLFDEVLRGLRIVHQHKMLHLDIKPANIFITDDNKAVMIDFGAAREVLSKEGNFIRPMYTPGFAAPEMYRRDSSMGPWTDIYAIGACIYACMQGFPPNEAPQRIEKDRLSLALTKLRGVYSDNLIEVVEWCMALDPLSRPQSVFALQKELSREGERRYTKLTVAEKMRLQLDTLVSDTKKNVQKMGEATGIGVRPK from the coding sequence ATGTCGTCCAAGATCAAGCCGGCTCCTCTGCCCCCCGATACCGTGATTGGCGGTTACCGCGTGGTGCGCCGGCTGTCTTCCGGCGGCTTCGGCGTGGTCTATCTCGCGATCGACGCAGAAGGCCAGCAGGTCGCCATCAAGGAATACCTGCCTTCGTCGCTGGCCACGCGCGCGCCTGGCGAGTTGCTGCCCAAGGTGCCGTCCGAGAAGCTTTCGCTCTACCGCCTGGGGCTCAAGAGCTTTTTCGAGGAGGGGCGCTCGCTCGCGCAGATCTCGCACGCTTCCGTGGTGAGCGTGCTCAACTTCTTCCGCGAGAACGAAACCGTCTACATGGTGATGAACTACCTGGAGGGCGCGACCCTGCAGGATTTCATCATCACCGCGCGCGACCTCAAGACGCAGAAGGTGTTCCGCGAATCCACCATCCGCTCGCTGTTCGACGAGGTGCTGCGCGGGCTGCGCATCGTGCACCAGCACAAGATGCTGCACCTCGACATCAAGCCTGCCAACATCTTCATCACCGACGACAACAAGGCCGTGATGATCGACTTCGGCGCCGCGCGCGAGGTGCTGTCCAAGGAAGGCAATTTCATCCGCCCCATGTACACGCCCGGCTTCGCGGCGCCCGAGATGTACCGGCGCGACTCGTCGATGGGGCCGTGGACCGACATCTACGCCATTGGCGCCTGCATCTACGCCTGCATGCAGGGCTTTCCGCCCAACGAGGCGCCGCAGCGCATCGAGAAGGACCGCCTCTCGCTGGCGCTCACCAAGCTGCGCGGCGTGTACTCCGACAATCTCATCGAGGTGGTCGAGTGGTGCATGGCGCTCGACCCGCTGTCGCGCCCGCAGTCGGTGTTCGCGCTGCAGAAGGAGCTCAGCCGCGAGGGCGAGCGCCGCTACACCAAGCTCACCGTGGCCGAGAAGATGCGTCTGCAGCTCGACACCCTCGTCTCCGACACGAAGAAGAACGTGCAGAAGATGGGCGAGGCCACGGGCATCGGAGTCCGGCCCAAATGA
- a CDS encoding PP2C family protein-serine/threonine phosphatase yields MKFSVFQVSRRGGREKNEDRMGYCYTRGSGLFVLADGMGGHPEGEVAAQIALQTISAQFQRQAKPTLPDVREFLASALLAAHHQILRYASDKGMLDTPRTTLVAAVVQDGRATWVHCGDSRLYMVRGGELLSRTRDHSYLELRNAPIPGLERVNRNVLFTCLGSPSKPIYDITGPVNLEQGDRVMLCSDGLWGSVDDESITRQLGRQTVAHAVPDLVEDALRKAGDSSDNVTVVAFEWETPDTFESTQGVSTEGPGDDMFESTIQAGPLDAIAEELDDEAIERSIAEINEAIRRSAARKA; encoded by the coding sequence ATGAAGTTCTCGGTATTCCAGGTGAGCCGCCGCGGCGGCCGCGAGAAGAACGAGGACCGCATGGGCTACTGCTACACGCGGGGCTCGGGTCTGTTCGTGCTGGCCGACGGCATGGGCGGCCACCCCGAGGGCGAGGTGGCGGCCCAGATCGCGCTGCAGACCATTTCCGCGCAGTTCCAGCGCCAGGCCAAGCCCACGCTGCCCGACGTGCGGGAGTTCCTCGCATCGGCGCTGCTGGCGGCGCACCACCAGATCCTGCGCTACGCGAGCGACAAGGGCATGCTCGACACGCCGCGCACCACGCTCGTGGCGGCCGTGGTGCAGGACGGCCGCGCCACCTGGGTCCATTGCGGCGATTCGCGCCTGTACATGGTGCGTGGCGGCGAGCTGCTGTCGCGCACGCGCGACCACTCCTACCTGGAGCTGCGCAATGCGCCCATCCCGGGCCTGGAGCGCGTGAACCGCAACGTACTGTTCACCTGCCTGGGCTCGCCGTCCAAGCCCATCTACGACATCACCGGGCCCGTCAACCTGGAGCAGGGCGACCGTGTCATGCTCTGCTCCGACGGGCTGTGGGGCAGCGTGGACGACGAGTCCATCACGCGCCAGCTGGGGCGCCAGACCGTTGCGCACGCCGTGCCCGATCTGGTCGAGGATGCTCTGCGCAAGGCCGGCGACAGCAGCGACAACGTCACTGTGGTCGCCTTCGAATGGGAGACGCCCGACACGTTCGAGTCCACCCAGGGCGTGTCTACCGAGGGCCCGGGCGACGACATGTTTGAATCCACCATCCAGGCGGGTCCGCTGGACGCGATCGCCGAAGAACTGGACGACGAGGCCATCGAACGCTCGATCGCCGAGATCAATGAAGCCATCCGCCGCTCGGCGGCACGCAAGGCCTGA